DNA from Helicobacter sp. 11S03491-1:
AATGGCTATAGAATCAATCACATACAACCTGCCTGTTTCTGCTTTTTGTTTGAGTGCATATTCAAGCGCAAGCTTTTTTTGTTTTTTGTTGATTTTGAGATCATAATTTCTATTGTTGCTAGGACCATGGGAAACACCACCCCCTACAAATATAGGAGAAGTGATACTCCCTGCTCTGGCTCTACCCCCACCTTTTTGGCTCCAAGGTTTTTTGCCCCCGCCACTTACTTCGCCGCGTTTTTTTGCATGAGCACTATTAGCACGGATAGAAGCAAGATAAGACTTTACATAAAGATACAAATTATGTTCATTGATTTGTTCATAGCTCTGTGGCAATTCAATTTCGCCGGATTTTTTCAGTTGGTTATCTAATACTACTGCCTTACTCATTTTTGACCCTTGTTTATTTCGTAATTAATATCTTGCCATAAGCACCGGAAAAACCTGCTACAGAACCTTTAACGACCAAAATCCCGCTTTCTTTATCAAAAGATACAATTTCATTTTGTCCTGTAACTTTTTCATTTCCATAATGCCCTGCCATTTTTTTGCCCGGTTGGACTCTTCCCGGCCACTCTCTATTACCAATAGAACCTAATCTTCTGTGAAATCTGCTCCCATGGGCAGCCGGACCACCTTGAAAATTCCATCTCTTCATAGCGCCTGTAAAACCGCGTCCTTTAGTGCTAAAGGTAGCTTTTAGTTTTTTAGCGTTCTCTAACCCATTCATATCCAGATCGCCAACTTCTTTATTAGCCACCATAAGAGTAGCAAAATGATTAAATTCCTTGCTAAGACTATATTTTTTTTGCTGTCCCTCAATAGCTTTGTTGAATTGCTTGCCTCTGGGATATGCAATCAAAGCTTTGCCATTCCCATATACTTGGCATACTTTGGCATTCACAACTTTTAGCAAAGTTACAGGCACACTTGGAGCTCCAACTGTTCTACTCATACCAATTTTTTCTACTAGAAATTCCATTTACTCTATCCTTTGCTTTATTTATTTTCCATTGAAGTTACTTCAACATCTACTTCAGGAGCTAAATCAAGCTTCATAAGACTATCCACAGTTTCCGGAGTTGCTGACATGATGTCAATCACCCTACTATGCACCCTAATTTCAAACTGCTCTCTGGAATCTTTATTGATATGTGGAGAACGCAAAACTGTATATCTTCTATTTTTTGTAGGGAGTGGGATGGGTCCTTTGATCTCTGAACCTGTTCTTTTTACTGCTTCTACAATAGAGGCAACTGATCTGTCCAAAACTCTGTGATCATAAGCTTTAAGCTTAAGTCTAATCTTTTCCATTTATTCATTTCCTTTGCAAAGAACTCATCAAAATCTTATAATGTATGATTGATGTAATTACCAAAATTTGGAAATGAGATTATAGAAAAAAACCATTCAAATAGCAAGCCTTTATCGTTTTTTTCGTAATTTTATGGTCAAATTATTTCCTTTTATAAAGGAAATAATTAAGCTATAATAACGATAAAAAAGAAAAACCATGCAAGATTTAGAAGAAAATTTTTTAGAAAAAACCCAAAATTTCAGTATCCTGCCTCGCAGATTCGGGCTCAAAAGAGGCAAAATCC
Protein-coding regions in this window:
- the rplD gene encoding 50S ribosomal protein L4, which produces MSKAVVLDNQLKKSGEIELPQSYEQINEHNLYLYVKSYLASIRANSAHAKKRGEVSGGGKKPWSQKGGGRARAGSITSPIFVGGGVSHGPSNNRNYDLKINKKQKKLALEYALKQKAETGRLYVIDSIAIGSGKTKDAYHMFKTINERNTLFVSQMSDEATFLAFRNLKKCYLADANEMNAYLVAAFNSVVIEKAVFDEIIQSAK
- the rpsJ gene encoding 30S ribosomal protein S10; its protein translation is MEKIRLKLKAYDHRVLDRSVASIVEAVKRTGSEIKGPIPLPTKNRRYTVLRSPHINKDSREQFEIRVHSRVIDIMSATPETVDSLMKLDLAPEVDVEVTSMENK
- the rplC gene encoding 50S ribosomal protein L3, translated to MEFLVEKIGMSRTVGAPSVPVTLLKVVNAKVCQVYGNGKALIAYPRGKQFNKAIEGQQKKYSLSKEFNHFATLMVANKEVGDLDMNGLENAKKLKATFSTKGRGFTGAMKRWNFQGGPAAHGSRFHRRLGSIGNREWPGRVQPGKKMAGHYGNEKVTGQNEIVSFDKESGILVVKGSVAGFSGAYGKILITK